The following are encoded in a window of Sphaerisporangium siamense genomic DNA:
- a CDS encoding aminotransferase class V-fold PLP-dependent enzyme, translating into MNAEDFRLDPSVAHLNHGSFGAVPAVVRRRQDEFRAEADRDPDAYHATLGERVAKAREEVAAFLGADPGGLAFVENVTEGVAVALDSVPLAPGDRILVCDHAYGAVGIAARRRAGRAGAEVDTVTLPGRSDGEWSAEDAAAAFLAAVTPRTKVAIFDHVTSSTARLLPVRRLVEGLRALGVVTVVDAAHAPGMLEVDLGAIGADFWTGNLHKWAFAPRPCGVLAVAPAWRARVEPVIASFALEEGFPSSVEFQGTRDHTAWLAAPYGLRVLEELGAAETRERNAALALRGQRIVAEATGLAAWRGDAELSMRVLRLPRGVAVTYDAAEALSNEIFHTCGCRAGVKAWPDAGLLRVSAQVYNRESDFERLAAGLRSIFS; encoded by the coding sequence GTGAACGCCGAGGATTTCCGTCTGGATCCGTCCGTCGCCCACCTCAACCACGGCTCGTTCGGCGCGGTGCCCGCGGTCGTGCGGCGGCGCCAGGACGAGTTCCGCGCCGAGGCCGACCGGGACCCCGACGCCTACCACGCGACCCTGGGGGAGCGCGTGGCCAAGGCCAGGGAGGAGGTGGCCGCGTTCCTCGGCGCCGACCCCGGCGGGCTGGCGTTCGTGGAGAACGTCACCGAGGGCGTCGCCGTCGCGCTCGACTCGGTGCCGCTCGCGCCCGGCGACCGGATCCTCGTCTGCGACCACGCCTACGGGGCCGTCGGCATCGCCGCGCGCCGCAGGGCCGGCCGTGCCGGCGCGGAGGTGGACACGGTCACCCTGCCGGGCCGCTCGGACGGCGAGTGGTCGGCGGAGGACGCCGCCGCGGCCTTCCTCGCGGCCGTGACCCCGCGCACGAAGGTCGCGATCTTCGACCACGTCACCTCCAGCACCGCGCGGCTGCTGCCCGTGCGCCGCCTCGTCGAAGGGCTTCGCGCGCTCGGCGTGGTCACCGTCGTGGACGCCGCGCACGCGCCCGGCATGCTGGAGGTCGACCTCGGCGCGATCGGCGCGGACTTCTGGACGGGCAACCTGCACAAGTGGGCGTTCGCGCCCCGGCCGTGCGGGGTGCTGGCGGTGGCGCCGGCCTGGCGCGCGCGTGTGGAGCCGGTCATCGCCTCCTTCGCCCTCGAAGAGGGCTTCCCCTCCAGCGTGGAGTTCCAGGGCACCCGCGACCACACTGCCTGGCTCGCCGCGCCGTACGGACTGCGGGTGCTGGAGGAGCTCGGCGCCGCCGAGACCCGGGAGCGCAACGCCGCGCTCGCCCTGCGCGGCCAGCGGATCGTCGCGGAGGCCACCGGGCTGGCGGCGTGGCGGGGCGACGCGGAGCTGTCCATGCGCGTCCTGCGCCTGCCGCGCGGCGTCGCGGTGACCTATGACGCGGCGGAGGCGTTGAGCAATGAGATCTTCCACACATGCGGCTGCCGGGCCGGGGTGAAAGCGTGGCCTGACGCGGGCCTGTTGCGGGTGTCGGCGCAGGTCTACAACAGGGAAAGCGACTTCGAGCGCCTCGCGGCCGGTTTGCGCAGCATCTTCTCGTAA
- a CDS encoding ABC transporter substrate-binding protein: MTPKRRTAMVAALLLLPACSGATRGGDGGDEGGSGRQVLRVLTVNMPRSLDPVDIDAQRMPENGLADTLVVQNDDATLRPGLATRWRLLKPTLWEFDIRPGVRFWSGAPADAAAVKASFERHQRRNTRVKSLLSGLEFVAAGPTTLRVRTGKPVPGLPFQLSFFALGVHNAAEAERRGEDFKRHPDLTGFMKPVRFVPGETLVAEANPHYWGLPPGGSRLKGIEARLGADSQGRTLALRAGDADADYNMEIDQQAQYERARPAFQVYATVPTTRNIWLNLGKAPALRDRAVRTALDLAADRRALIDGLNHGYARPATGHFPAGLPYAITTGTRTDVEKAKSVLDAAGWVPGPDGVRARGGTRLHFRILTYAVFQPLAIALQSQWRRIGVGTELAPVETTASNQMMLDGDFEIATYCSCGSATGDIAGQLRAFYRTGVVTNYGGYSNPDADRLIDELGTEFDQGRQYALAKRIQEIVRGDVALLYLYASTQWGAAYTGRVRGVDPKLSKRVVPGMWIAG, encoded by the coding sequence ATGACGCCGAAAAGACGCACGGCCATGGTCGCCGCGCTGCTTCTGCTGCCCGCCTGCTCCGGGGCGACCAGAGGTGGCGACGGAGGCGACGAGGGCGGGTCCGGGCGCCAGGTGCTGCGCGTCCTGACGGTCAACATGCCACGCTCGCTGGACCCGGTGGACATCGACGCCCAGCGCATGCCGGAGAACGGCCTGGCCGACACGCTCGTCGTGCAGAACGACGACGCCACCCTGCGGCCGGGGCTGGCGACCCGGTGGCGACTGCTCAAGCCCACGCTGTGGGAGTTCGACATCCGGCCGGGCGTGAGGTTCTGGAGCGGGGCGCCCGCCGACGCCGCCGCCGTCAAGGCGTCGTTCGAACGGCACCAGAGGAGGAACACCCGCGTGAAGTCCCTGCTGAGCGGCCTGGAGTTCGTCGCGGCCGGCCCCACGACCCTCCGCGTCCGCACCGGCAAGCCCGTCCCGGGCCTGCCTTTCCAGCTGTCCTTCTTCGCGCTGGGCGTGCACAACGCCGCCGAGGCGGAGCGGCGGGGCGAGGACTTCAAGCGGCACCCGGACCTGACCGGTTTCATGAAGCCCGTACGGTTCGTCCCCGGCGAGACGCTGGTGGCCGAGGCCAACCCCCACTACTGGGGCCTCCCGCCGGGCGGGTCTCGTCTCAAGGGCATCGAGGCACGTCTCGGCGCGGACTCCCAAGGCCGGACGCTCGCGCTGCGCGCCGGCGACGCCGACGCGGACTACAACATGGAGATCGACCAGCAGGCGCAGTACGAACGGGCCAGGCCGGCCTTCCAGGTGTACGCGACCGTGCCCACCACGCGGAACATCTGGCTCAACCTCGGGAAGGCACCCGCGCTGCGGGACCGGGCGGTCCGGACGGCGCTCGACCTGGCCGCCGACAGGAGGGCGCTCATCGACGGCCTCAACCACGGGTACGCCCGGCCGGCCACGGGGCACTTCCCCGCCGGGCTGCCGTACGCGATCACCACCGGCACGCGCACCGACGTCGAGAAGGCGAAGTCCGTGCTGGACGCGGCCGGCTGGGTGCCCGGCCCCGACGGCGTCCGGGCCAGAGGCGGCACACGGCTGCACTTCAGGATCCTCACCTACGCGGTGTTCCAGCCCCTCGCCATCGCGCTGCAGAGCCAGTGGCGGCGCATCGGCGTCGGCACCGAACTGGCCCCGGTGGAGACCACCGCGTCCAACCAGATGATGCTCGACGGCGACTTCGAGATCGCCACGTACTGCTCCTGCGGCAGCGCCACCGGGGACATCGCCGGGCAGCTCCGCGCCTTCTACCGCACCGGCGTGGTGACGAACTACGGCGGCTACTCCAACCCCGACGCGGACCGGCTGATCGACGAGCTGGGCACGGAGTTCGACCAGGGGCGTCAGTACGCACTGGCCAAGAGGATCCAGGAGATCGTGCGCGGGGACGTGGCGCTGCTCTACCTGTACGCCTCGACACAGTGGGGGGCGGCCTACACCGGCCGGGTGCGCGGGGTCGATCCGAAGCTCTCCAAGCGGGTCGTGCCCGGCATGTGGATCGCAGGGTAG